In the genome of Myxococcus stipitatus, one region contains:
- the rpmA gene encoding 50S ribosomal protein L27 has protein sequence MAHKKGQGSSRNGRDSNPQYRGVKVYGGQEVSAGSILVRQVGTVIHAGANVKLGRDFTLYSVVDGVVKYERLGRDRKKVSVYPAAEQPSA, from the coding sequence ATGGCCCATAAAAAGGGACAGGGTTCTTCGCGCAACGGTCGCGATTCCAATCCGCAGTACCGCGGCGTGAAGGTTTACGGTGGCCAGGAAGTCTCGGCTGGCAGCATCCTGGTTCGCCAGGTTGGCACCGTGATTCACGCGGGCGCCAACGTGAAGCTTGGCCGCGACTTCACCCTCTACTCGGTGGTGGACGGCGTGGTGAAGTACGAGCGCCTGGGCCGCGACCGCAAGAAGGTCTCGGTCTACCCGGCTGCCGAGCAGCCCAGCGCCTGA
- the obgE gene encoding GTPase ObgE yields MKFVDEVRIFVKAGDGGNGAVSFRREKFIERGGPNGGDGGNGGSVIFVADPQLTTLLDYRYQQHHRAKNGEHGMGSDCNGHGADDMILKVPVGTLVKDHGTDELLVDLSEPGQRWEAAKGGRGGLGNMNFATSTRQTPRFAQDGTKGEERTLRLELKLLADVGLLGFPNAGKSTFISRVSRARPKIADYPFTTLVPNLGMVQYKDNLSFVMADIPGIIEGASEGVGLGHQFLRHVERCKVLIHLIDMGAEGEGRAPLHDFDVLNRELEKYSADLAGRPQVVAANKLDLPDAQARLGEFTEALRERGIRVFPVSCATGEGMQALMDSVAEVLFTGRTDKLHVEPPPGAKKRAAGKSVAKQTIAAVKASVAKGSKGSTKKVVGAKKTAGAKGSATKPTPVKKAAAKKATGKKSRGSKAPSVKQAARKGAAKKAASKKPVSVKKGAVAKKSARKAVTQKSAPVKKSATEAKKPAARKSGGRR; encoded by the coding sequence ATGAAGTTCGTCGATGAGGTCCGCATCTTCGTGAAGGCGGGCGATGGCGGTAATGGCGCGGTGTCCTTCCGTCGCGAGAAGTTCATCGAGCGCGGTGGCCCCAACGGCGGCGATGGCGGCAACGGCGGGTCGGTCATCTTCGTGGCTGATCCCCAGCTGACCACCCTGCTGGACTACCGCTACCAGCAGCATCACCGGGCGAAGAACGGTGAGCACGGCATGGGCAGTGACTGCAACGGTCACGGTGCCGATGACATGATCCTCAAGGTGCCGGTGGGCACGCTGGTGAAGGACCATGGCACGGACGAGCTGCTCGTGGACCTGAGCGAGCCCGGGCAGCGCTGGGAGGCGGCGAAGGGCGGGCGGGGTGGCCTGGGGAACATGAACTTCGCGACCTCGACGCGGCAGACGCCGCGCTTCGCCCAGGATGGGACGAAGGGCGAGGAGCGCACGCTCCGGCTGGAGCTGAAGCTGCTGGCGGACGTGGGCCTGCTGGGCTTCCCGAACGCGGGCAAGAGCACGTTCATCTCACGGGTGAGCCGGGCCCGGCCGAAGATCGCCGACTACCCGTTCACCACGCTGGTGCCCAACCTGGGCATGGTCCAGTACAAGGACAACCTGTCGTTCGTGATGGCGGACATCCCCGGCATCATCGAGGGGGCCAGCGAGGGCGTGGGCCTGGGGCACCAGTTCCTGCGGCACGTCGAGCGCTGCAAGGTGCTGATCCACCTCATCGACATGGGCGCCGAGGGCGAGGGCCGGGCGCCGCTGCATGACTTCGACGTGCTGAACCGCGAGCTGGAGAAGTACAGCGCTGATCTCGCCGGCCGGCCCCAGGTGGTCGCGGCGAACAAGTTGGACCTCCCGGACGCGCAGGCGCGGCTCGGGGAGTTCACCGAGGCCCTGCGTGAGCGCGGCATTCGCGTGTTCCCGGTGTCCTGCGCCACGGGCGAGGGCATGCAGGCGCTGATGGACTCGGTGGCCGAGGTGCTGTTCACCGGCCGCACGGACAAGCTCCACGTGGAGCCGCCTCCCGGCGCGAAGAAGCGTGCGGCGGGCAAGTCGGTGGCGAAGCAGACCATCGCGGCGGTGAAGGCGTCGGTCGCGAAGGGCTCGAAGGGCTCCACGAAGAAGGTCGTCGGTGCGAAGAAGACCGCTGGTGCGAAGGGCTCCGCGACGAAGCCGACGCCGGTGAAGAAGGCCGCGGCGAAGAAGGCGACGGGGAAGAAGAGCAGAGGCTCGAAGGCTCCCTCGGTGAAGCAGGCCGCCAGGAAGGGCGCCGCGAAGAAGGCCGCCTCCAAGAAGCCGGTCAGCGTGAAGAAGGGCGCTGTGGCGAAGAAGTCCGCCAGGAAGGCCGTCACCCAGAAGTCGGCGCCGGTGAAGAAGTCCGCGACGGAGGCGAAGAAGCCCGCGGCGCGTAAGTCGGGCGGGAGGCGCTAG
- a CDS encoding RNA methyltransferase — protein MSGGGPRYERFEKVKVEPEQFLLDVRKEKIDRVVSQRTRNFTVVLDRLEDSFNMAAVLRTCESMGVQEVHVVINPEAPFLPNSRVAQGCDKWLDVKLYKSFAECREHLKSRGFQLYASAIREGATSLYTLRFDTKVAIILGNERFGVSDDVLNAVDGTFWIPMRGFSQSLNISAAASACISRAIAWRDEHLEGGSGDLPPEEAQALRERFYVLAIKQRKRLFKKQP, from the coding sequence ATGTCCGGCGGCGGCCCCCGTTACGAGCGCTTCGAGAAGGTGAAGGTCGAGCCGGAGCAGTTCCTGCTCGACGTGCGCAAGGAGAAGATCGACCGCGTCGTCAGTCAGCGCACGCGCAACTTCACGGTGGTCCTCGACCGGCTGGAGGACAGCTTCAACATGGCCGCGGTGCTGCGCACCTGCGAGTCCATGGGCGTGCAGGAAGTGCACGTCGTCATCAACCCGGAAGCGCCCTTCCTCCCCAACTCGCGGGTGGCGCAGGGCTGCGACAAGTGGCTGGACGTGAAGCTGTACAAGTCCTTCGCGGAGTGCCGGGAGCACCTCAAGTCTCGAGGGTTCCAGCTGTACGCCTCGGCCATTCGCGAAGGCGCCACCAGCCTCTACACGCTGCGCTTCGACACGAAGGTGGCCATCATCCTCGGCAACGAGCGCTTCGGCGTGAGCGACGACGTGCTCAACGCCGTGGATGGCACCTTCTGGATTCCGATGCGGGGCTTCAGTCAGAGCCTGAACATCTCGGCGGCGGCCTCGGCGTGCATCAGCCGGGCGATTGCCTGGCGGGATGAGCACCTAGAGGGGGGCTCCGGGGACCTGCCGCCGGAAGAGGCGCAGGCCCTGCGGGAGCGCTTCTACGTGCTGGCCATCAAACAGAGGAAGCGCCTCTTCAAGAAGCAGCCATGA
- a CDS encoding outer membrane lipoprotein carrier protein LolA produces the protein MFLETLLATLLSAQPVTPSPAPATSAPAAQAAPAATGKPSTPASSTPKADTKPAAPAEAAKPATKPAPPMAPEVKSLVDRMQAFYEKTGDFRAGFRQDYKYKTFRRTQTSEGAVTYKKPGLMRWEYLKPSVRTFVLAGNKIYAYDPAAQSLTVAGLDTSQLSASVTFLFGQGKLENEFAITKGTCKDCKGTLLVLDPLKQEPRFKQVRLEVDPASAQVLKSTVVDPDGSENTISFLDLKTNVGLSADSFKLDVPDDTRVDDFTKQKKQ, from the coding sequence ATGTTCCTGGAAACCCTGCTCGCCACGCTCCTGTCCGCGCAACCCGTGACGCCGTCTCCCGCTCCCGCCACATCGGCTCCAGCGGCGCAGGCTGCGCCCGCGGCAACGGGGAAGCCCTCCACTCCAGCATCCAGCACCCCGAAGGCCGACACGAAGCCGGCGGCTCCCGCCGAGGCGGCCAAGCCAGCCACGAAGCCCGCGCCGCCGATGGCGCCCGAGGTGAAGTCGCTCGTGGACCGGATGCAGGCCTTCTACGAGAAGACGGGCGACTTCCGGGCCGGCTTCCGGCAGGACTACAAGTACAAGACGTTCCGCCGCACGCAGACGTCCGAGGGCGCGGTCACCTACAAGAAGCCCGGGCTGATGCGGTGGGAGTACCTGAAGCCTTCCGTGCGCACGTTCGTGCTCGCGGGGAACAAGATCTACGCGTACGACCCGGCGGCCCAGTCGCTCACGGTGGCGGGGCTGGACACCAGCCAGCTGTCCGCCTCGGTGACGTTCCTCTTCGGCCAGGGGAAGCTCGAGAACGAGTTCGCCATCACCAAGGGCACCTGCAAGGACTGCAAGGGCACGCTGCTGGTGCTGGACCCCTTGAAGCAGGAGCCGCGCTTCAAGCAGGTGCGCCTGGAGGTGGACCCCGCGTCCGCGCAGGTGCTGAAGAGCACCGTGGTGGACCCGGACGGCAGCGAGAACACCATCTCCTTCCTGGACCTGAAGACGAACGTGGGGCTCTCCGCGGACAGCTTCAAGCTGGATGTGCCGGACGACACGCGCGTGGACGACTTCACCAAGCAGAAGAAGCAGTAA
- the rimO gene encoding 30S ribosomal protein S12 methylthiotransferase RimO codes for MTLGCPKNRVDSEVMLGTLKHRGYTLVQEPSEAQVIVVNTCAFIGPAKQESVDSILEMAELKKTGSCSTLVVTGCLSQRYGEELAKEMPEVDHFLGTSAYAQIGDLLAAEASPRQVIPDPDYIHDANTPRVNSMPKYTAYLKVSEGCDNACAFCIIPTLRGGQRSRTIEDIVIEARRLADSGVQELNLVAQDLTAYGHDLPGKPKLHDLLKALAQVDVRWIRLHYAYPRVFPDELIDVMASEPKIARYLDMPVQHVSDKLLLSMKRGRNSEFLKGLLTKLRERVPGLVMRTSLIVGLPGETEEDFEMLKEFVKTQRFERLGVFQYSDEEGTAAFNLPDKVPQKTIERRWREVMAIQKRINREQNKKLVGKRLEVLVEGPAPETEHLLVGRHQGQAPEIDGLVYINDGLAYPGELVTVEVTEAHDYDLVARVVERPDPKQRQHVARDAHPAPVPVVPMPRPSTRME; via the coding sequence ATGACCCTCGGCTGCCCGAAGAACCGGGTGGACTCCGAGGTGATGCTCGGCACGTTGAAGCACCGTGGCTACACGCTGGTGCAGGAGCCTTCCGAGGCGCAGGTCATCGTCGTCAACACGTGCGCCTTCATCGGCCCGGCCAAGCAGGAGTCGGTGGACTCCATCCTGGAGATGGCCGAGCTGAAGAAGACGGGCAGCTGCAGCACCCTGGTGGTGACGGGGTGTCTGTCGCAGCGCTACGGCGAGGAGCTGGCGAAGGAGATGCCGGAGGTGGACCACTTCCTGGGCACCAGCGCGTACGCCCAGATTGGCGACCTGCTGGCCGCCGAGGCGTCACCGCGTCAGGTGATTCCGGACCCCGACTACATCCACGACGCCAACACGCCGCGCGTCAACTCGATGCCGAAGTACACGGCCTACCTCAAGGTGTCCGAGGGCTGTGACAACGCCTGCGCGTTCTGCATCATCCCCACGCTGCGCGGCGGCCAGCGCTCGCGGACCATCGAAGACATCGTCATCGAGGCCAGGCGGCTGGCGGACAGCGGCGTGCAGGAGCTCAACCTCGTCGCGCAGGACCTGACGGCGTACGGTCATGACCTGCCCGGCAAGCCCAAGCTGCACGATTTGCTCAAGGCCCTGGCGCAGGTGGACGTGCGGTGGATCCGCCTGCACTACGCCTACCCGCGCGTGTTCCCGGACGAGCTCATCGACGTCATGGCGTCGGAGCCGAAGATTGCCCGCTACCTGGACATGCCGGTGCAGCACGTCAGCGACAAGCTGCTGCTGTCGATGAAGCGGGGCCGCAACTCGGAGTTCCTCAAGGGCCTGCTGACGAAGCTGCGGGAGCGCGTGCCCGGGCTGGTGATGCGCACGTCGCTCATCGTCGGCCTGCCGGGTGAGACGGAAGAGGACTTCGAGATGTTGAAGGAGTTCGTGAAGACGCAGCGCTTCGAGCGCCTGGGCGTCTTCCAGTACTCCGACGAAGAGGGCACGGCGGCGTTCAACCTGCCGGACAAGGTGCCGCAGAAGACCATCGAGCGCCGGTGGCGTGAGGTGATGGCCATCCAGAAGCGCATCAACCGCGAGCAGAACAAGAAGCTCGTGGGCAAGCGGCTGGAGGTGCTGGTGGAAGGCCCCGCTCCCGAGACGGAGCACCTCCTGGTGGGCCGTCACCAGGGCCAGGCGCCCGAAATCGACGGTCTGGTCTACATCAACGACGGCCTGGCGTACCCGGGCGAGCTCGTCACCGTGGAGGTGACCGAGGCGCACGACTACGACCTGGTGGCGCGCGTGGTGGAGCGCCCGGACCCGAAGCAGCGTCAGCACGTGGCTCGCGACGCGCACCCGGCGCCCGTGCCGGTGGTGCCGATGCCTCGGCCCTCGACGCGGATGGAGTAG
- a CDS encoding YajQ family cyclic di-GMP-binding protein encodes MPSFDVVSKIDLAELDNAVNQTKKELSTRYDFQGAQADVVVAPDHTAITVKANSEDRVQAAKEVLLAKLAKRNISLHALEYGDIEKTGLHNVKQIIKLQQGIPVEKSKELVKLLKESKMKVQGSIQADQLRVTGKSRDDLQAAMALFRKEQDRLKLDMQFTNFRD; translated from the coding sequence ATGCCCTCGTTCGATGTCGTCTCCAAAATCGACCTCGCCGAGCTCGACAACGCGGTCAACCAGACCAAGAAGGAGCTCAGCACCCGTTATGACTTCCAGGGCGCCCAGGCGGACGTCGTCGTCGCCCCGGACCACACGGCCATCACCGTGAAGGCCAACAGCGAGGACCGCGTCCAGGCGGCCAAGGAAGTCCTCCTCGCGAAGCTGGCCAAGCGCAACATCAGCTTGCACGCGCTCGAGTACGGCGACATCGAGAAGACGGGCCTGCACAACGTGAAGCAGATCATCAAGCTCCAGCAGGGCATCCCGGTGGAGAAGTCCAAGGAGCTGGTGAAGCTGCTCAAGGAATCCAAGATGAAGGTGCAGGGCTCCATCCAGGCCGACCAGCTGCGTGTCACGGGCAAGAGCCGGGATGACCTTCAGGCCGCCATGGCCCTGTTCCGCAAGGAGCAGGACCGGCTGAAGCTCGACATGCAGTTCACCAACTTCCGCGATTGA
- a CDS encoding ribonuclease J, protein MLQVIPLGGLGEIGLNSLVIACNGEMLLIDAGLMFPSEGMPGVDIIIPDFTHLKQNAAQLKGVLLTHGHEDHLGALPYLLSELAVPIPVYGTRFTLAMARHRLDELGVEADLREIEPREPFPVGSMFKVEASRVTHTVPDAVGFIVRTPEGTLIHTGDFKLDPDPIDGLRTDLERWGEAGDEGVVCLLSDSTNSELTEETGSERVVEQTFERLFRDATGRIVVALFSSNLHRVRHLLALAERLGRKVALQGRSMLRNVEMARQLGYLDVPDSLFVHLDTVPILPAQRVLVLTTGAQGEPRAGLSQLASNDGPFKVGPGDLVVLSSRPIPGNERGVGALIDQLHWRGARVAYAQVEPGVHVSGHASRPQQKRVLELVRPRHFIPVHGEGRHLHRHLATAREAGLEPAQCLLAQDGDIVGFEEGRGRFTGSVTSGRIFKDRFGGGMVTSDTLQERVRLSETGLVAAVVVIQRDTLKLVGGPQLSGQGLSLDEQVALPRVAQEARTLFEELSVQLRGDDALVREELTRVVRRAFRLYTSKRPLVVPMVVRV, encoded by the coding sequence ATGCTTCAAGTCATTCCCCTCGGCGGCCTGGGAGAAATCGGCCTCAACTCCCTGGTCATCGCCTGCAACGGGGAGATGCTGCTCATCGACGCGGGCTTGATGTTCCCCTCGGAGGGGATGCCCGGCGTCGACATCATCATCCCGGACTTCACCCACCTGAAGCAGAACGCCGCCCAGCTCAAGGGCGTGTTGCTCACCCACGGGCATGAAGACCACCTGGGCGCGCTCCCCTACCTGCTGAGCGAGCTGGCCGTCCCCATCCCCGTCTACGGCACGCGCTTCACGCTCGCCATGGCCCGCCACCGGCTGGACGAGCTGGGCGTGGAAGCGGACCTGCGCGAAATCGAGCCGCGCGAGCCCTTCCCCGTCGGCAGCATGTTCAAGGTCGAGGCCAGCCGCGTGACGCACACCGTGCCCGACGCGGTGGGCTTCATCGTCCGCACGCCCGAGGGCACCCTCATCCACACGGGTGACTTCAAGCTGGACCCGGACCCCATCGACGGGCTGCGCACGGACCTGGAGCGCTGGGGCGAGGCGGGCGACGAAGGCGTCGTGTGCCTGCTGTCGGACTCCACCAACTCCGAGCTGACCGAGGAGACGGGCAGCGAGCGCGTGGTGGAGCAGACCTTCGAGCGGCTCTTCCGCGACGCCACCGGACGCATCGTCGTGGCCCTCTTCTCCTCCAACCTGCACCGCGTGCGGCACCTTCTGGCTCTCGCCGAGCGACTGGGCCGCAAGGTCGCGCTCCAGGGCCGCAGCATGCTGCGCAACGTGGAGATGGCGCGCCAGCTGGGCTACCTGGACGTGCCCGACTCGCTGTTCGTCCACCTGGACACCGTGCCCATCCTGCCCGCGCAGCGGGTCCTGGTGCTCACCACGGGCGCGCAGGGGGAGCCTCGCGCGGGCCTGTCCCAGCTCGCCTCCAATGACGGCCCCTTCAAGGTGGGCCCGGGCGACCTCGTCGTGCTCAGCTCCCGCCCCATCCCCGGCAACGAGCGCGGCGTGGGCGCCCTCATCGACCAGCTCCACTGGCGCGGCGCCCGGGTGGCCTACGCGCAGGTGGAGCCCGGCGTCCACGTGTCCGGCCACGCCAGCCGCCCGCAGCAGAAGCGCGTGCTGGAGCTGGTGCGCCCCCGCCACTTCATCCCCGTCCATGGCGAGGGCCGCCACCTGCACCGCCACCTGGCCACCGCCCGCGAGGCGGGCCTGGAGCCCGCGCAGTGCCTGCTGGCCCAGGACGGCGACATCGTCGGCTTCGAGGAGGGCCGGGGCCGGTTCACCGGCAGCGTGACCTCTGGCCGCATCTTCAAGGACCGCTTCGGCGGGGGGATGGTGACGTCGGACACACTCCAGGAGCGGGTGCGCCTGTCGGAGACTGGACTCGTGGCCGCGGTGGTCGTCATCCAGCGGGACACCCTGAAGCTGGTGGGCGGGCCGCAGCTCTCCGGGCAGGGGCTGTCGCTGGATGAACAGGTGGCGCTGCCCCGGGTCGCCCAGGAGGCCCGGACCCTCTTCGAGGAGCTGTCCGTCCAGCTCCGGGGCGACGACGCCCTGGTGCGAGAGGAGCTCACCCGGGTGGTCCGCCGTGCGTTCCGGCTGTACACCTCCAAGCGCCCCCTGGTGGTGCCCATGGTCGTCAGGGTGTAG